A window of the Agrococcus jejuensis genome harbors these coding sequences:
- a CDS encoding DUF4032 domain-containing protein, with product MSGNLRITSALMDATLLEMPWHLPLDQWPDDVVVTLPKGISRHLVRFAHLSGRVVALKETSDEMARGEYDMLRRLGRLQVPCVEPLAVVAGRVDEHGEPLETILATRHLKFSMPYRALYSGSLKVATAQRLVDALALLLVRLHLVGFFWGDVSLSNTLFRRDAGAFAAYLVDAETGKLYPGGLSRGQRENDLEIARVNIAGELLDLQAGGRLDEGQDPVDVAGSIVAQYRELWAQLTEVEQFDQAERWRINERVERLNALGFDIDELQIRTDADGTSVRIQPKVVDAGHHHRRLLGLTGLDAEENQARRMLNDLDQYAAAQRRRGDDADDEQLAHDWLVSRFEPIVQAVPRHLRGRLEPAEVFHQVLEHRWYIAERESRGVPLAEAVQSYIVDVLEHRRDEAAVLEVSTQTVPIPIIGPNGQPIGDEDLEVDWRDLV from the coding sequence ATGAGCGGCAACCTCCGCATCACGTCCGCGCTCATGGACGCGACCCTGCTCGAGATGCCCTGGCACCTCCCCCTCGACCAATGGCCCGACGACGTCGTCGTGACGCTGCCGAAGGGCATCTCCAGGCACCTCGTGCGCTTCGCCCACCTCTCGGGGCGCGTCGTCGCGCTCAAGGAGACGAGCGACGAGATGGCGCGCGGCGAGTACGACATGCTGCGCAGGCTCGGGCGGCTGCAGGTGCCGTGCGTCGAGCCGCTCGCGGTCGTCGCCGGTCGCGTCGACGAGCACGGCGAGCCGCTCGAGACGATCCTCGCGACGCGGCACCTGAAGTTCTCGATGCCGTACCGCGCGCTGTACTCGGGCTCGCTCAAGGTCGCGACGGCGCAGCGCCTCGTCGACGCGCTGGCGCTGCTGCTCGTGCGCCTGCACCTCGTGGGCTTCTTCTGGGGCGACGTCTCGCTGTCGAACACGCTCTTCCGGCGCGACGCCGGCGCGTTCGCGGCATACCTCGTCGACGCCGAGACCGGCAAGCTCTACCCCGGCGGCCTCTCGCGCGGCCAGCGCGAGAACGACCTCGAGATCGCGCGCGTGAACATCGCGGGCGAGCTGCTCGACCTGCAGGCGGGCGGCAGGCTGGACGAGGGCCAGGACCCCGTCGACGTCGCGGGCTCGATCGTGGCGCAGTACCGCGAGCTCTGGGCGCAGCTCACCGAGGTCGAGCAGTTCGACCAGGCCGAGCGGTGGCGCATCAACGAGCGCGTCGAGCGCCTCAACGCGCTCGGCTTCGACATCGACGAGCTGCAGATCCGCACGGATGCCGACGGCACGAGCGTGCGCATCCAGCCGAAGGTCGTCGACGCCGGCCACCACCACCGGCGCCTGCTGGGGCTCACGGGCCTCGACGCCGAGGAGAACCAGGCGCGGCGCATGCTCAACGACCTCGATCAGTACGCGGCGGCGCAGCGGCGACGCGGCGACGACGCCGACGACGAGCAGCTCGCGCACGACTGGCTCGTGTCGCGCTTCGAGCCCATCGTGCAGGCGGTGCCGCGGCACCTGCGCGGACGCCTCGAGCCCGCGGAGGTGTTCCACCAGGTGCTCGAGCACCGCTGGTACATCGCCGAGCGCGAGTCGCGCGGCGTGCCGCTCGCCGAGGCCGTGCAGTCGTACATCGTCGACGTGCTCGAGCACCGGCGCGACGAGGCGGCGGTGCTCGAGGTGTCGACGCAGACCGTGCCCATCCCGATCATCGGCCCCAACGGGCAGCCGATCGGCGACGAGGACCTCGAGGTCGACTGGCGCGACCTCGTCTGA
- a CDS encoding DMT family transporter, with the protein MRLVWILAAFVGGLAMAAQSRVNGELAVRIGDGTTAALISFGLGLTLVGLLSLVLPAGRAGARRMVVALREGRLRWWYALTGLFGAVVVASQGLAVPTLGVALFTVGIVAGQTLSGLAVDRMGIGVLAAKRITPQRVLGALVTIAAVGVGAAAGGFQSSSMLLVLLPLVAGMLIALQQAFAGQVHHHTQSALTQTTSNFLVGTLALAVVVAVRLASGVELQPLPAEWWLYLGGPLGCVFIAIAAVAVHRIGVLALGLASIAGQVVMALALDLVAPTSGHPVSVLSYVGAGLAIAGVAVSTVRRRPPAAA; encoded by the coding sequence GTGCGTCTCGTGTGGATCCTCGCCGCCTTCGTGGGCGGCCTCGCCATGGCGGCGCAGAGCCGCGTCAACGGCGAGCTCGCCGTGCGGATCGGCGACGGCACCACCGCTGCGCTCATCTCGTTCGGCCTCGGTCTGACGCTCGTCGGCCTGCTGTCACTCGTGCTGCCCGCCGGCCGCGCGGGCGCGCGCCGCATGGTCGTCGCGCTGCGCGAGGGGCGGCTGCGCTGGTGGTACGCGCTCACGGGCCTCTTCGGCGCCGTCGTCGTCGCGTCGCAGGGCCTCGCGGTGCCGACGCTCGGCGTCGCGCTGTTCACGGTCGGCATCGTCGCCGGTCAGACGCTCTCGGGCCTCGCGGTCGATCGCATGGGCATCGGCGTGCTCGCGGCGAAGCGCATCACGCCGCAGCGCGTGCTCGGCGCGCTCGTGACGATCGCCGCCGTCGGCGTCGGCGCCGCGGCCGGCGGCTTCCAGTCGTCGTCGATGCTGCTCGTGCTGCTGCCGCTCGTCGCGGGCATGCTCATCGCGCTGCAGCAGGCGTTCGCGGGCCAGGTGCACCACCACACGCAGTCGGCGCTCACGCAGACGACGTCGAACTTCCTCGTCGGCACGCTCGCCCTCGCGGTCGTCGTGGCCGTGCGGCTCGCATCCGGCGTCGAGCTGCAGCCGCTGCCTGCCGAGTGGTGGCTCTACCTCGGCGGTCCGCTCGGCTGCGTCTTCATCGCGATCGCAGCCGTGGCGGTGCATCGCATCGGCGTGCTCGCGCTCGGGCTCGCGTCGATCGCGGGCCAGGTCGTCATGGCGCTCGCGCTCGACCTCGTCGCTCCGACGTCGGGGCATCCCGTGTCGGTGCTGTCGTACGTCGGCGCCGGCCTCGCGATCGCGGGCGTCGCGGTGTCGACCGTGCGCCGTCGGCCGCCCGCAGCGGCCTGA
- a CDS encoding LytR C-terminal domain-containing protein, with the protein MTDRFDGAPRMGRVGVHRSTERSWWRWWMTAIVAAAACVLLVVGGLGALQLLQVGSVDTSVPTGPEPITDPAALPEGTTITVLDASGAGAADAVAATLQGGGWPVAAVADASEQRDATTVYYQGADLEAAALGIAQAIGVEATEVTDQPLSGSTITVIVGTGVEPEPSSTP; encoded by the coding sequence GTGACCGACCGCTTCGACGGCGCTCCGCGCATGGGCCGCGTGGGCGTGCACCGCTCCACCGAGCGCAGCTGGTGGCGGTGGTGGATGACGGCCATCGTCGCGGCCGCCGCATGCGTCCTGCTCGTGGTGGGCGGCCTCGGCGCCCTGCAGCTGCTGCAGGTCGGCAGCGTCGACACGAGCGTGCCGACGGGTCCCGAGCCGATCACCGACCCCGCGGCGCTGCCCGAAGGCACGACGATCACGGTGCTCGACGCCTCCGGCGCCGGCGCGGCCGACGCCGTCGCCGCGACGCTGCAGGGCGGCGGCTGGCCCGTCGCAGCCGTCGCCGACGCGAGCGAGCAGCGCGATGCGACGACCGTCTACTACCAGGGCGCCGACCTCGAGGCGGCCGCCCTCGGCATCGCGCAGGCGATCGGCGTCGAGGCGACCGAGGTCACCGACCAGCCGCTGTCGGGCTCGACCATCACGGTCATCGTCGGCACGGGCGTCGAGCCCGAGCCGTCCTCGACGCCCTAG
- a CDS encoding DUF3263 domain-containing protein — translation MSEPEDADDLTALQRSILDFEGSARTHAGAKASAIRARFGWSTTRYYQLLNALIDTEAALRYDAMLVRRLQRIRDRGEAS, via the coding sequence ATGTCCGAGCCGGAGGACGCCGACGATCTCACGGCGCTGCAACGGTCGATCCTCGACTTCGAGGGTTCGGCACGCACGCACGCGGGAGCGAAGGCGAGCGCGATCCGCGCACGGTTCGGATGGTCCACGACCCGCTACTACCAGCTGCTCAACGCGCTCATCGACACGGAGGCCGCCCTGCGATACGACGCCATGCTCGTGCGCAGGCTCCAGCGCATCCGCGATCGTGGGGAGGCCTCGTGA
- a CDS encoding ABC transporter ATP-binding protein, which produces MASVTFDKATRLYPGGTRPAVDAIDLEVADGEFLVLVGPSGCGKSTTLRMLAGLEEVNDGRILIGDRDVTDMPPKDRDIAMVFQNYALYPHMTVAENMGFALKIAGVGKDERAERVLEAAKLLDLEPYLSRKPKALSGGQRQRVAMGRAIVRQPQVFLMDEPLSNLDAKLRVQTRTQIASLQRRLGVTTVYVTHDQTEALTMGDRIAVLKDGILQQVGSPRDLYASPANVFVAGFIGSPAMNLLQLPTNDQGVLFGDHVVPIPRETLAKAKQITVGIRPEDLTISTSGPGLPLKVDLVEELGADGYLYGTAQSSKIVDVSEAVDTEAEATEGVSLVARVDGRNHPHIGDQVFAVPDASHLHLFDAESGERL; this is translated from the coding sequence ATGGCGTCTGTCACGTTCGACAAGGCAACCCGTCTCTACCCGGGTGGCACCCGTCCCGCAGTCGATGCGATCGACCTGGAGGTGGCAGACGGCGAGTTCCTCGTCCTCGTCGGCCCCTCCGGCTGCGGCAAGTCCACGACCCTGCGCATGCTCGCAGGGCTCGAGGAGGTGAACGACGGTCGCATCCTCATCGGCGACCGCGACGTCACCGACATGCCTCCCAAGGACCGGGACATCGCGATGGTGTTCCAGAACTACGCCCTCTACCCCCACATGACCGTGGCGGAGAACATGGGCTTCGCGCTCAAGATCGCGGGCGTCGGCAAGGACGAGCGCGCCGAGCGCGTGCTCGAGGCTGCGAAGCTGCTCGACCTCGAGCCGTACCTGTCGCGCAAGCCGAAGGCCCTCTCGGGTGGTCAGCGTCAGCGCGTCGCCATGGGTCGCGCCATCGTGCGCCAGCCCCAGGTGTTCCTCATGGACGAGCCGCTGTCGAACCTCGACGCGAAGCTGCGCGTGCAGACGCGCACGCAGATCGCGTCGCTGCAGCGTCGCCTGGGCGTCACGACGGTCTACGTCACGCACGACCAGACCGAGGCCCTCACGATGGGCGACCGCATCGCGGTGCTCAAGGACGGCATCCTGCAGCAGGTCGGCTCGCCGCGCGACCTGTACGCGAGCCCCGCGAACGTGTTCGTGGCCGGCTTCATCGGCAGCCCGGCGATGAACCTGCTGCAGCTGCCGACGAACGACCAGGGCGTGCTGTTCGGCGACCACGTCGTGCCGATCCCCCGCGAGACGCTCGCGAAGGCGAAGCAGATCACGGTCGGCATCCGCCCCGAGGACCTCACGATCTCGACGTCGGGCCCCGGCCTGCCGCTCAAGGTCGACCTCGTCGAGGAGCTCGGCGCCGACGGCTACCTGTACGGCACGGCGCAGTCGTCGAAGATCGTCGACGTCTCCGAGGCGGTCGACACCGAGGCGGAGGCGACGGAGGGCGTGAGCCTCGTCGCCCGCGTCGACGGCCGCAACCACCCGCACATCGGCGACCAGGTGTTCGCGGTGCCCGACGCGTCGCACCTGCACCTGTTCGACGCGGAGTCGGGCGAGCGCCTCTAG
- the msrB gene encoding peptide-methionine (R)-S-oxide reductase MsrB, with product MSDFQAPSDDQWRERLSPEAYQVLREAGTERPWTGALLDENRHGVYSCGACGQELFSDEVKFDSGCGWPSFYQADPGAVTLIEDTSLGMTRTEVRCSRCGSHLGHVFDDAPQTPTGDRFCMNSIALDFTPKA from the coding sequence ATGAGCGACTTCCAGGCCCCGTCCGACGACCAGTGGCGCGAGCGCCTCTCGCCGGAGGCGTACCAGGTGCTGCGCGAGGCAGGCACCGAGCGCCCCTGGACCGGTGCGCTGCTCGACGAGAACCGCCACGGCGTGTACTCGTGCGGCGCGTGCGGCCAGGAGCTCTTCAGCGACGAGGTGAAGTTCGACTCCGGCTGCGGCTGGCCGAGCTTCTACCAGGCCGACCCCGGCGCCGTGACGCTCATCGAGGACACGTCGCTCGGCATGACGCGCACCGAGGTGCGCTGCTCGCGCTGCGGCAGCCACCTGGGCCACGTCTTCGACGACGCCCCGCAGACGCCGACGGGCGACCGGTTCTGCATGAACTCGATCGCGCTCGACTTCACGCCGAAGGCCTGA
- the rlmB gene encoding 23S rRNA (guanosine(2251)-2'-O)-methyltransferase RlmB, protein MSSSNNKPQRPRGKKGATKGTGGKGRRSLEGKGPTPKAEDRAWHPAGKRKIAQERLAAAKARGGGSPQPPRHRKPSSAKDDSELVTGRNAVLEALRTRIPATALYVAARIEVDERVQEILKIATSRQIPILEVMRPELDRMSGPDTVHQGIAIKVPAYEYAHPGDLLDRAAKAKEPALIVALDGITDPRNLGAIIRSAAAFGAHGVVVPQRRSVGVTASAWRTSAGAAARTPVAMAANLTRTLEELKSEGVFVIGLDGGGDVDLHELELADGPLAIVVGSEGKGLSRLVAETCDAIVSIPISAATESLNAGIAASVTLYEVAKRRKG, encoded by the coding sequence ATGAGCAGCAGCAACAACAAGCCGCAGCGGCCCCGAGGCAAGAAGGGCGCCACGAAGGGCACCGGCGGCAAGGGCCGTCGCTCGCTCGAGGGCAAGGGCCCGACGCCGAAGGCCGAGGACCGCGCCTGGCACCCGGCGGGCAAGCGCAAGATCGCGCAGGAGCGCCTCGCCGCCGCGAAGGCGCGCGGCGGCGGCTCGCCGCAGCCGCCGCGGCACCGCAAGCCGTCGAGCGCGAAGGACGACTCCGAGCTCGTCACGGGCCGCAACGCCGTGCTCGAGGCGCTGCGCACCCGCATCCCCGCGACGGCGCTCTACGTCGCCGCGCGCATCGAGGTCGACGAGCGCGTGCAGGAGATCCTGAAGATCGCGACGTCGCGCCAGATCCCGATCCTCGAGGTCATGCGCCCCGAGCTCGATCGCATGTCGGGCCCCGACACCGTGCACCAGGGCATCGCGATCAAGGTGCCCGCGTACGAGTATGCGCACCCCGGCGACCTGCTCGACCGTGCCGCGAAGGCGAAGGAGCCGGCGCTCATCGTCGCGCTCGACGGCATCACGGACCCGCGCAACCTGGGCGCGATCATCCGCTCGGCCGCCGCGTTCGGCGCCCACGGCGTCGTCGTGCCGCAGCGTCGCTCGGTCGGCGTGACGGCGTCGGCATGGCGCACGTCGGCGGGTGCCGCGGCGCGCACGCCCGTCGCCATGGCCGCGAACCTCACGCGCACGCTCGAGGAGCTGAAGTCCGAGGGCGTCTTCGTCATCGGCCTCGACGGCGGCGGCGACGTCGACCTGCACGAGCTCGAGCTGGCCGACGGCCCGCTCGCGATCGTCGTCGGCAGCGAGGGCAAGGGCCTGTCGCGCCTCGTCGCCGAGACGTGCGACGCGATCGTGTCGATCCCGATCTCGGCAGCGACCGAGTCGCTCAACGCCGGCATCGCCGCCTCCGTGACGCTCTACGAGGTCGCGAAGCGCCGCAAGGGCTGA
- a CDS encoding cold-shock protein has translation MPSGTVKWFDREKGFGFIVVDESAAEVFVHYRDIRMDGFRVLAEGQRVDFDLDGGERPQAREVVPGEPRR, from the coding sequence ATGCCTAGCGGCACGGTGAAGTGGTTCGATCGCGAGAAGGGCTTCGGGTTCATCGTCGTCGACGAGTCCGCCGCCGAGGTCTTCGTGCACTACCGCGACATCCGCATGGACGGGTTCCGCGTGCTCGCCGAGGGCCAGCGAGTCGACTTCGACCTCGACGGCGGCGAGCGGCCGCAGGCGCGTGAGGTCGTGCCCGGCGAGCCACGCCGCTGA
- the cysS gene encoding cysteine--tRNA ligase, with product MTIRIHDSRAQRTVDLAPVRAGEVSFYVCGPTVQSSPHVGHLRSALAYDVWRRWLEHRGLRTTLVRNVTDIDDKVLANATDDESWFALAYRIELEFTAAYRAIGILPPTYEPRATASIPQMQELIQTLIERGHAYAALDGSADVYFDVRSWPEYGALTRQRLEDLEPAGDADPRGKRDTRDFALWKASKADEPTTASWASPWGDGRPGWHIECSAMARRYLGDAFDVHGGGLDLRFPHHENELAQSTAAGLDFASVWSHNGTVNVDGEKMSKSLGNSIFAHDLLASARPIVVRYFLATPHYRSAIDIRTVEGVLADGSLAEAEAAFTRIEGFLERAGRLGDVAVGAVPDAFAAAMDDDLSTPQAVAALHDAVRAGNAAIDAGETDAALAAASSVRGMLGVLGLDPADPAWGPTGGGAADAALGRLVETLIADRRAARDARDFAAADRIRDALAASGIAVADGKDDTIWSIA from the coding sequence GTGACCATCCGCATCCACGACTCGCGCGCGCAGCGCACCGTCGACCTCGCGCCCGTGCGCGCGGGCGAGGTGTCGTTCTACGTGTGCGGGCCGACGGTGCAGTCGAGCCCCCACGTCGGGCACCTGCGCAGCGCGCTCGCGTACGACGTGTGGCGTCGCTGGCTCGAGCACCGCGGGCTGCGCACCACGTTGGTGCGCAACGTCACCGACATCGACGACAAGGTGCTCGCGAACGCGACCGACGACGAGTCGTGGTTCGCCCTCGCGTACCGCATCGAGCTCGAGTTCACGGCTGCGTACCGGGCGATCGGCATCCTGCCGCCCACGTACGAGCCGCGCGCGACGGCGTCGATCCCGCAGATGCAGGAGCTCATCCAGACGCTCATCGAGCGCGGGCACGCGTACGCGGCGCTCGACGGCTCGGCCGACGTCTACTTCGACGTGCGCTCGTGGCCCGAGTACGGCGCCCTGACGCGCCAGCGCCTCGAGGACCTCGAGCCCGCGGGCGACGCCGACCCGCGCGGCAAGCGCGACACCCGCGACTTCGCCCTCTGGAAGGCGTCGAAGGCCGACGAGCCGACGACGGCCTCGTGGGCCTCGCCGTGGGGCGACGGCCGGCCCGGCTGGCACATCGAGTGCTCGGCGATGGCGCGCCGCTACCTCGGCGACGCGTTCGACGTGCACGGCGGCGGCCTCGACCTGCGCTTCCCGCACCACGAGAACGAGCTCGCCCAGTCGACCGCCGCGGGCCTCGACTTCGCGAGCGTGTGGAGCCACAACGGCACCGTGAACGTCGACGGCGAGAAGATGTCGAAGTCGCTCGGCAACTCGATCTTCGCCCACGACCTGCTCGCATCCGCCAGGCCCATCGTCGTGCGCTACTTCCTCGCCACGCCGCACTACCGCTCGGCCATCGACATCCGCACCGTCGAGGGCGTGCTCGCCGACGGCTCGCTCGCCGAGGCCGAGGCCGCGTTCACGCGCATCGAGGGCTTCCTCGAGCGCGCGGGGCGCCTCGGCGACGTCGCGGTCGGCGCGGTGCCGGATGCGTTCGCCGCCGCCATGGACGACGACCTCTCGACCCCGCAGGCCGTCGCCGCGCTGCACGACGCCGTGCGCGCAGGCAACGCCGCGATCGACGCGGGCGAGACGGATGCGGCGCTCGCCGCCGCGTCGTCGGTGCGCGGCATGCTGGGCGTGCTGGGCCTCGACCCCGCAGACCCGGCATGGGGCCCGACGGGCGGGGGAGCGGCGGATGCCGCGCTCGGCCGCCTCGTCGAGACGCTCATCGCCGACCGTCGCGCCGCGCGCGACGCACGAGACTTCGCAGCCGCCGACCGCATCCGCGACGCCCTCGCAGCATCGGGCATCGCCGTGGCGGACGGCAAGGACGACACCATCTGGAGCATCGCATGA
- a CDS encoding DsbA family protein codes for MRRLAAVVTASLAALVLAGCVVLPPAVAPVPSASDPAPVLAAGFPANMASHGVLQTDEGVASTSQAGPTPTPVAATDVGDRVHVVAYVDLLCPYCGLFFAANGRYLEDAVAAGDVALEIHPVSFLDGQSQGTQYSTRAANLVAAVASLHPEATPAVIRALFADQPGEQTTGHSDDELLAIAAEAGAQSEALTVAVTTIAFAPFVEASTDAATDTSLPGQTVPLTGTPTVIVDGQIVQDATDEATFEAAVEAARD; via the coding sequence ATGCGCAGACTCGCCGCCGTCGTCACCGCATCCCTCGCCGCGCTCGTGCTCGCGGGCTGCGTCGTGCTGCCGCCCGCCGTCGCGCCCGTGCCCTCGGCCTCCGACCCCGCACCGGTGCTCGCGGCGGGCTTCCCCGCGAACATGGCGAGCCATGGCGTGCTGCAGACCGACGAGGGCGTCGCGTCGACGTCGCAGGCGGGCCCGACGCCGACGCCGGTCGCCGCGACCGACGTCGGCGACCGCGTGCACGTCGTCGCCTACGTCGACCTGCTGTGCCCGTACTGCGGCCTCTTCTTCGCGGCGAACGGCCGATACCTCGAGGATGCGGTCGCGGCCGGCGACGTCGCGCTCGAGATCCATCCCGTGTCGTTCCTCGACGGCCAGTCGCAGGGCACGCAGTACTCGACGCGCGCCGCGAACCTCGTCGCCGCCGTCGCGTCCCTGCACCCCGAGGCGACGCCCGCCGTCATCCGCGCGCTCTTCGCCGACCAGCCGGGGGAGCAGACGACGGGGCACTCCGACGACGAGCTGCTCGCGATCGCCGCCGAGGCCGGCGCGCAGTCGGAGGCGCTGACGGTCGCCGTCACGACCATCGCCTTCGCGCCGTTCGTCGAGGCGTCGACCGATGCGGCGACCGACACGTCGCTGCCCGGGCAGACGGTGCCGCTCACGGGCACGCCCACGGTCATCGTCGATGGGCAGATCGTGCAGGACGCCACCGACGAGGCGACCTTCGAGGCCGCCGTCGAGGCCGCGCGCGACTGA
- a CDS encoding DsbA family protein produces the protein MTNDRRLTKNERRTQAREAAKAQQQKRQRDERLKRGLTIGGILVGAVAIVAIVTLVIVNAIRPPGPGPENMASDGIVVGQGYVAETTPALAADEAPVATDERDDVVQIVIYQDYLCPYCGLFETTNGETIDQLISDGVATVEYHPVSFLDRLSLGEEYSTRAANAAACVAEASPDSFYAWNTLMYENQPGENTEGLTDDELIGLAEQAGVDTNAAFTECVESVQFESWVERATQDAQLEPGPSGEDGVQITGTPTVLVNGEQYRGQPGDGASFTAFVQAALGQVSGGSSTEETPAPSEATPAPSEG, from the coding sequence ATGACGAACGATCGACGACTCACGAAGAACGAGCGACGCACGCAGGCACGCGAGGCTGCCAAGGCGCAGCAGCAGAAGCGCCAGCGCGACGAGCGCCTGAAGAGGGGGCTCACGATCGGCGGCATCCTCGTGGGTGCGGTCGCGATCGTGGCGATCGTCACGCTCGTGATCGTCAACGCCATCCGCCCGCCGGGGCCCGGCCCCGAGAACATGGCGTCCGACGGCATCGTCGTCGGCCAGGGCTACGTCGCCGAGACGACGCCGGCGCTCGCCGCCGACGAGGCGCCCGTGGCGACCGACGAGCGCGACGACGTCGTGCAGATCGTCATCTACCAGGACTACCTCTGCCCGTACTGCGGCCTCTTCGAGACCACGAACGGCGAGACGATCGACCAGCTGATCTCGGATGGGGTCGCGACGGTCGAGTACCACCCCGTGTCGTTCCTCGACCGGCTGTCGCTCGGCGAGGAGTACTCGACGCGCGCCGCGAACGCCGCCGCGTGCGTCGCCGAGGCGTCGCCCGACAGCTTCTACGCGTGGAACACGCTCATGTACGAGAACCAGCCGGGCGAGAACACCGAGGGCCTCACCGACGACGAGCTCATCGGCCTCGCCGAGCAGGCGGGCGTCGACACGAACGCCGCCTTCACGGAGTGCGTCGAGTCGGTGCAGTTCGAGTCGTGGGTCGAGCGGGCCACGCAGGATGCGCAGCTCGAGCCCGGCCCGTCGGGTGAGGACGGCGTGCAGATCACCGGCACCCCGACGGTGCTCGTGAACGGTGAGCAGTACCGCGGCCAGCCCGGCGACGGCGCCTCGTTCACCGCGTTCGTGCAGGCGGCGCTCGGCCAGGTCAGCGGCGGCTCCTCGACCGAGGAGACCCCGGCGCCCAGCGAGGCCACGCCCGCTCCGAGCGAGGGCTGA
- a CDS encoding DsbA family protein, whose amino-acid sequence MRLRTRRAGAGLVGCAALLLVAGCAQGVEPIGPESLGELSAAYVDAGGTCTDLVEQYRASADDPAVATCGTDTVLTLAADDAQASRLRTGALLHDVPVLWSGRWMVQDADVESLQETIGGQIARLEAADGPANLADALVVDADGVVAQDAVPADGEPDALPSDGTVVTVVVDPTCEYCARFLEANGDQLDAWAADGTATIAYVPVAIGDTVESGYASSIGVAALACVADEDAGAALPFLQAMLERNVDLDAAGVVELADEAVDGAGDCVTQGTFAWWTRQATERALEGALPGGQPLGGVPSVYVGDRLYSGDVADAAAFAAFVAEG is encoded by the coding sequence ATGCGCCTGCGCACCCGACGGGCCGGCGCCGGCCTGGTCGGGTGCGCGGCGCTGCTGCTCGTCGCCGGCTGCGCGCAGGGCGTCGAGCCCATCGGGCCCGAGTCGCTCGGCGAGCTGTCGGCGGCGTACGTCGACGCCGGCGGCACGTGCACCGATCTCGTGGAGCAGTACCGCGCATCCGCCGACGACCCCGCGGTCGCGACGTGCGGCACCGACACGGTGCTGACCCTCGCGGCCGACGACGCGCAGGCGTCGCGGCTGCGCACCGGCGCCCTGCTGCACGACGTGCCCGTGCTGTGGTCGGGGCGGTGGATGGTGCAGGACGCCGACGTCGAGTCGCTGCAGGAGACGATCGGCGGCCAGATCGCCCGCCTCGAGGCGGCCGACGGCCCGGCGAACCTCGCCGACGCGCTCGTCGTCGACGCCGACGGCGTCGTGGCGCAGGATGCCGTGCCCGCCGATGGCGAGCCCGACGCGCTGCCGAGCGACGGCACGGTCGTGACGGTCGTCGTCGACCCGACGTGCGAGTACTGCGCGCGCTTCCTCGAGGCGAACGGCGACCAGCTCGACGCGTGGGCGGCCGACGGCACCGCGACGATCGCATACGTGCCCGTGGCGATCGGCGACACCGTCGAGTCGGGCTACGCGTCGTCGATCGGCGTCGCCGCGCTCGCGTGCGTCGCCGACGAGGATGCCGGTGCGGCGCTGCCGTTCCTGCAGGCGATGCTCGAGCGCAACGTCGACCTCGACGCGGCCGGCGTCGTCGAGCTCGCCGACGAGGCGGTCGACGGCGCGGGCGACTGCGTGACGCAGGGCACGTTCGCGTGGTGGACGCGGCAGGCGACCGAGCGCGCGCTCGAGGGTGCGCTGCCCGGCGGACAGCCCCTCGGCGGCGTGCCGAGCGTCTACGTGGGCGACCGCCTGTACTCGGGCGACGTCGCCGACGCGGCGGCCTTCGCGGCGTTCGTCGCCGAGGGCTGA